From the Glycine max cultivar Williams 82 chromosome 11, Glycine_max_v4.0, whole genome shotgun sequence genome, the window ttataaatgtgactatatttgtatttaatcttccatttttttaggattttgtgttcatatatttttaaaattttaaaattaatagatgATAATAACTAAAATGACATGTATTTAATCACGTAACGTCAATAACTTTATGTCTAAATTCATGCTTATTTTCTCGTGAATGAATAACTTTATTGAAGAAGAAAAGCCTCTAAAAAGGATAATACAAGCATTATCAGTCCAAGGCATGACAAATTATATGAACTAATGTTTGTTACATTAATAGTAAATAATAAGAGAGATATAGggcggaagaaaaaaaagagaaagtggtagatttaatccattttgctaataaaaattaatcattaacatttatcgataaaaaaattaataataaataatgatatgaactattataaaatattaaaacttatgagtttttttagaagaaaaaacttatgagttaaagcaaaaaaaaaaagcttgaaAACTAAGTTTATCTATATtcataaagaataaaaacatattttatcccatttatttgtaatatatataaaatgtcaAACTTATCAtggaatcattaaaaaaaaaccatgatGGATTGACAAACACTAATCCTCATTCTACGTTCTAAAAAGTTATAAGATTCATTAATTAATCAGCTACACTCATGGATAAGATATGTGTGATGAAAGATATAGAGGTCTATTATccacaagaaaaaaagaaagatatataGGTGTACTTCTTGACgttaatttaaataagtttaaaaaacttttgccgaaacaaatatttaagaatGGTTGAAGAAAAAGGGTATTTAAATGTAATCTGTCTatggttttaattaaaaactaatgatCTAAGCTTTCAGACAATTTCTTGAATGTAAAATCAACGAAAAAATTGAGTGTTAAAAAGGCTAGCTCAAAAGCAATGTTTAGTTGGTTAAACAAAtaacattaaagaaaaattagtttAGAAGATTAGGATTGTGTTTGAACTcacattttaattagtttttaactttttttattaattgaaaaacttatttaactattTGATAAAcactataaagaaaataatttatacttacaGACAAAACTTGTcactaaaagtctaaaatccaTAGGTAAATGTATAAAGGATTTTGTCCTACGGACATTTTAGGCCTCAACTTTAAAGGAATATACAGTTACATCTAATAATTTGTCATCATAGACTTTAtctatgaatatatttttacctACTATCACATTTGAGTGTCACTATAAGTAATACCTACAAGTTCAAATGTGTAGGTAAAAGGTAGTAATTTATACCTACTATCTCTAACTATAGGTAAAAGTCGTTTACTTGTATTTACGGTCATATGTTGGTAAAGGCCatacaataattataaaaatagttcCTAATTACGCTCTTTGTTGATtacaatttttaactaaaatatattttattttttcttttaaaaaataatagaattgatAGAAGGATTATTGAAACTTGAAATAGAAGGAACCACCAATAATTTATACACTTgaaagttaaaacttaaaatattaatttctatttcttttgtttgaatTTCCTGTGTACTTGAATTTCTTGAATTTCATAAGTCAATAGATAAAGACAATCATATGTATAATTCAGAATTTAATTAACAACCAATGAAGAGATCTAGAATATCAATGTCTTTCCAATCAAAGCATTCTCACATCTTCATCACCATCTAAACTATGTTCTTGAAATAACAATATCGCTTATTAAGAATAACATTACTAATATCATAAACTAATATTCAACAAAATATAAGCatctatatttaaaaaaaaaaaattcttctgtTTCAAATGGCACATTGTTACTACATCAGCTTCACTAACTTCTATGTTCTTGTAGCCAGATAAGTAAAGATTGATAAGCATGTCCCCTAACCTGTTAGTTagcaaaatgaagaaattgCATGCGAAAATTTTGAAGGTAAAGATCATCAATGGAATAAAGATGTGTAAGGTGGATACCATTCTGATTGTGGTGGAGGAGGATCTTCACAAGTTGAACTACTCATGGAATTTGTGGTATCTATTACAAAGATAGTCACTTAGATAACTGAAGTTACTCATATTAACTATTGTTGCATGTCTGAAATACGAAAATGTTGATGTTCCAAGAGTAGTAGAATATCAATTGCCTATTAGATTAATATAACAATGCAAATATTAGGGACATGACAAGGCAGCACTTGGCAGCAACCCCATGTCCCTGGCTACTGCAGAAGTTGTTTCCTATCATCATTATATTGTAATATTATTGACAAGACTATTTTTGATAGTATGGTCATCGAGAATTAATGCAAATACAGAAATAAAGTTGGCAGGTTATGAGGTTAATATTACTCACCACCAGGTGCTTCATCAATCAGAGTTCCAATCTGTTGGTTAGTTTCAAATTTACTTTCAAGGAAGGAAGGGTGATCCTCATTGTTGTTACCATCATATATTTGTTGAGTATTTTCTTTTGTAGTTTCCTTGCACTGATAAGTTTCTACATTATCATCctgagaaaggaaaaaaatagaaagcatTTCCTTTACCAAgattagaaagagaaaaaaaaattacttgcaaaaataaacaaaaaactcAATATATTTCAAGACTAAAAAATTGGCAATGATTTTCAAGCAATACAATGGTATGGTTTAATGATAATAGTATGatctaatatgatggcaagacAACATTATGCAACTCGCTTGAGCTTCTTTGTGATGCCGACAATGTACTTCCTTGGTGGAATGCTTGTTGTAACTCAAGCTCACTTGGTTGTCTTGATTCGTCAACGACATAAGTTTCGACACCATATGGACTTTCACCTTGTGAACCAGTGTTGTAGAAGAGTTCAATAGACTTGCCTGCAAGCTGTTGTGCTCTCCTTAAGCCTCCAGTAGCATCTAGAAAGGCTTTATAATGAGCAGCCATCATTCCAAACCTTGTCATGAAGCCATCAGTCTCTGATAGTTCATTGGGGGTAATGACTGGTACATTACTCTTGGGTGGTGCACTCATCTTACCAAACACCTCATTGAGTAGTGTCTTAGGTACCTATTCCCAAGTTCAACAACGTTAGCaagttctattaaaaaaaataattgtttacaATCTTCTTCACTCACAGGAAAATGTTTACATTTCTTCTCAAATTTAGTAAGAATGAATTTGGAAGCACAATTTTGCTCCAAGAGACTACACAATATAGAGTATAGAGCACAATAATGTTGAGTTGAAAACCATAAATAACAATGTGATAGACATTatactagtttttttattttattttttcttaaaagcattTATTTCCTCTACAGAGGAATTAACCTTAGGTCTGGAATTGATGTTGCTTCCCATTTGTAATTGCATGCTATGATACAATGGAATGCACATGAAATGTAAATTGACACATAAATACATCTCTGCATAACTTGGCCCCAACACCTTCCACAGAGGAAGCCcctttctttatttcttctgCTAGTTTCTCAACATGCCCATACATGGAGTAGTACCTGTCAAAGCAATGTTAAAActacattttgtaattaaagctAACAAAAATATGTTCAATTAACTTTATTGATGACATGAAAGGGGAATTGAGAAAAATTCTTAGggacaataaaaaagaaaggaaaaagatcAATATAACAAATGACAAGAAACATAAACACAAAAGGTACTTACAGGTTGAGATTTCTATAGTAGTTGAGGCCCCAGTTAAGCATGTCTTAGTAAATTTAGAAGCATAATAAGTGACAACTTCTTGTGAGAGCCAAGTGAGAAGGGGCCTCGAAGCATCATAATTGGAACCTGCTCATTCTTTGCATAGGATTGGTGATCCAAGTCTCCGACTTGTTAGTATGTTCTTGATTACTTATTCAATGCTATTGTTGGCAAACTCAGCTTCTGCCTTGCCTAGCTCCTATCACACGGATTAACATATATCAAAACTAGGATCAACTTAATAATTATCAGATAAACTTCTCTCATAATCTTGATTATGGTGTGAACCAGAGAATAGGAACAATCAAACTCCAATTTCCAACTTATGCTACATGCATCTTTGTACAATTGCTTACCAACTTTAAACAGTTTGATTAAACCTATCCCAAATGAATTTTTTCCTCtgtatccttttctttttatatctaTTACTCTTAATTAAATGGGAGATGATCCCCAATTGCGTCAAGATTGCAGAAtcaattttacataaaatttatttttacatttataacTTAATCTAAAGTCACGGTCACTTATCACCTACAGGCTacaaatatttagatattttttatattatcctccaataattgaaatttcagcTCAGCAATCAATATTAAATTGCAAACATTTACTATATGAAACTTAAATATCATATCCGACCGTAGAGAACAACACCTAACACAATAAAGGGAAAGAACCTTATAAGATTTCAAATTGCATAAATTTGTTTCTAGAATTCAAATACATTAATAGAGATGAGGACAAGGGAAAGAGAACCAGAAGGTCAAGTAGGAGATATCTGTAcacatcataaattttatatttaaacccTTTGCTCAACATTTCATCAGATTCTTCCtgatatcaaaaagaaaaatataagacaGTCCTTGACACATgacaagaaaaaaatgcaatCAACTTTGACTAGTGGAAAAACAAACTCACAAAACTAGCATCCATATAGCCCTCGTGCGCAATGTTCTCCTTTTGATCATGTCACAAACTTGGCCAGGAGTTCCAAACACCACATGAACTCCATACTCAAGTTTCCTTATGTCTTCTCCCACACTTTTACCTCTAACGCATGCATGAGCTTGTATATTGATGAAATCCCCAGCAGCCAATATAACCATCTCAATTTGCGAGGTTAGTTCCCTCATTGGTGACAATATTAAAGCCTGAACCctgtcaaaaattaaaaaacgaaCACCCCATGTAAATACCTAGAcaacaaaaatctaaaatataacgCACTCAGTTAGATGTGAAACACACACAACCATTTAACAATACATTCTTAGAATATGTTTGAATGAGGGATTTCAGAAAGAAGCAGCACAAACAATATAGGGACACTAAGTGCAGGTTTAGATTAGCTTATTGCATTGAAAACAACTTATAATCTAAACCGACaacgaaataaaatagaaaatggtgTAAATTAGTTATGAGCCCTAAAATCGAATCGATCTAACATCTATGAACAACAGAAAGGGAAATTCGCATTGTAAATCAAATGTATAAGAAAGGGAGAGATCGATGGAAAGGAAAGAAGGTACCTGGCTAAACTTGGTTTGGAGTTGGGAGTTAACCTCATCGAAAGCGTGATGGAGATTGGAGAACTCCCTGCGAGCCTCATCGGAGACCAGAAGCTTTTCCATTCCATCGGAGCCTCATTGGATAAGATTAAGTGtacaataagttttaattttatctaatatttGGTTATGTTAgataacatttatatttaaacaaaaataattattttaatatgtatttgtTATATAGGATTTTACCTGCACTATGTATTTGTAGGTAGAaactttttaaactttatctacACCAATGAAATGTAGGTGTAAGTTTAATAGGATTTTACGAACACCAAAGAATCATAGGTATACGTTTGTTGAAATTTTACCACCACTGACTATTTGTAAGTATAAATTGttttgagttttacctacaccaaataataataggtacaaatttttgaattttacctATGATAAACAATTGTaggtataagtattttttgacttttaccTAAAGTAACTTATGTCTGTAGGCAAAAGTCTCCGTAGacatatgtcatttttttttgtagtaaaGTTGTTTTTAATAACGTTTTTTGAAACGTTctttaaattaacattttttaaaacgttaacttttaacttttatatttaggTCATGTTTGGCAAGATATTTTAGCTAATCTTCTTTTACTAgatgaaaaacttatttgactattcaataaacaagtttttttttagtagtttcttAGTagcttttaacattttttgaaactctacctaaagtaatattttttaaaatgctagcTTTTAGTTTCTAGCTTTTTATACACCACTGGAAAATATGCATCCTACATCGGTTAATTTACACATATGACAATGGTTATTAACCGTCGTCGTAGATAACATCATAGAAAGTCTTCACTTTTTATGACAGTTTcataaaaaatcgtcttagaaaaagATATCcttctaaaacggtttttaaCTAAGAACTTAAGAACTATCTTAGAAGGGTGTctttttctaagacgattttttatgaaatcgtcttagaatgtattttttaaaacaaaaccgtcttagagtttgttttttttataaaaaaatatattatttaaaaaaattaaagcttctaagatgattttgacctaaaaatcattttagaatgtcatttttgtaaaaaaaaaataataaattattttcttcattgtttttaatgctttttttatcttttaattattattgtaatgtaaaccacttattattttatttcaacatGTCATTatacattgataaaaaaatatcacactAACTACATATACAAAAaagttaatttcaaaaaataaaaagcacaaTTAGGAACAACAATGTActttatgatatttaatttattatttcaacattatattttgtctttattatgttttaaataattttatattagatgATTTGTTTTAACTATTAcactaattaacataataaaaatataatatctacttaagtatattttcttatattattttaaacttgattaaaaatattttaagaaataatataagattaatagTAGAATACttaacatgaaaaaatataacataaaatagtagattataaatatatttatttttttttcattttatacttttcagcTAATTTAGTAAATAACTTTACcgaatacttataatttaataagttaatttttcatcatccgattataaatttttaaccaatttttcaactttcaagctAATTTTTCAACATGGTTTGTGATactcataataatttataattttatacaataataacttatacaattttttttaatctttttcatcACATCATTTATTAAAGCATCCACATTGGATGGCTGCATGACTTGACTTGGGAAACACATGTTAGTGAAATCATCATGGCTCGGGAAGCAACTGCCGATTTTGTTGCGTGTGGAAGGTTGCTTGCAAGGGACATTTAGCTTGCTGAAGCATCATTGCTtagcttattaaattaaaaaattattattattattattatttatgaagtTGGATGGTAAAAGATAGATAATGTAACGACCCTTTTGGTTAAAAATgataatgactattttttttttttaccgttgAGAGAGTGTTAACAATGATAACgactttttaaaaatgaattattgtaTATGAATATcatgcataaatatttttttttcacagctAAAACCTCTCAAATTTCTCTCATTCTCACTCTCAAAAAATTCtcaacttctttttttatttattttcaatgtatccaaatcaaaatttattcaaTATGAATACATGGTTAAATTTAATGCAAATTATCAACAACCCAAAAATCCAAtgatgtaagttttttttttaccaatggaAGCACCAAAAATGAGAGTTGTTTCATTGTAGATATTAAGTGCTTGGAgttatttttgttgaaaaaagtgaaaataaataatgtatacaTATGAGATCCATtggaaaaacacaaaaaaaaagagttattcCATTGTAAATGTTCTTacatttcaaagtttttttctttctcttttctctcttaattAGCTGTACAAATTATTGTACAAGCagcatttctctttttctaataGCGGTTTGTTATTTCTTCTATGCAAACAACTTTTACAAGGATTTGCTATGCTTGTGTTTGTGAATCGTGCCTTTTTCTTCCCTCGTTTTTTGCACGCACAATATTGTTGAAATTAAATCTTTCTTTTATCTTGCCGTTTTAGTGGATTCTACATATGCATTGCTCAATATATACTTTGCTTGGTACTTTTGCTTCAAATGCGATTTCATTTGATTTGTACAAAGTATCTTTCAACTCCTTAACGAAACTTCTTCAAATGAGTTAGATCAGCGAGTAAGGCTGTTTTAGATAAATCACTTCATACCCTTCTTAATTATGTGTTAGTCTTAAGTCTTCAGAATGTAGTGTTTTAGATATGCTAGCATCAAGCTAATACATTTAGGTACTCATTTGATTTTGCATAGCGAACAACTTTCTTAGTTCAACATTATATTTGTctactcttaaaaaaaacattatatttgtctaatgatttcaagattatgAAATCATTAAAACTTTTAATGGTTATGGAATTATTAAAACATCTAACacatgaaattaaaagcttggttttatataaaaaaaaagctcGAGGAAAAATATAGATGGTTAGATCTTATTATGAatgattaagaataaaaatatgaaataaaagtaAGAATTATTGctagaaaatttatttgttttgccCAAAATAAAGCatgacttttaaattttacaggacaaaataatatttaataattaacttttatatttatattgataatgTGATAATAAGAATCATAAACaattctttctccttttttttagcAAGGGACGTAAGCAATAACGAAATTTACATGCAAGTGAATATATAAagtcctttttttaaaaaaaaaattgacatgacTACAAAAAAGGTAGATAATAAACAAACAAAGCAAACTGTGAATACAACACTGCAAAAGGTTTACTACTGCACAGATTTGACGAGTAgaatttaaaagaaacaaaagataaaaggaaaaaagggaAAGGATTGGATTTGTTAGCAGTAAGCGAAGCAGTAGGACATTAATTTGGTCAAAGAAAGATTCATGTATGGACGAAtcttaatcataattattaataaagaaaGCAAATTGCAGCTAAGAGAAAGCAAAATCAAACGCAGCTTGGAGGTGGACCAGCTGGTAGATGGCTGTGGGTGGGGTCATCAGTCATCACCATAGTgaaagaacaattttttttttctggaccaGTACCACTAGCCACGTCCAGGGTGGAATACACAAGTTGTATGAGAAAGGAtatcatagaaaaaaaaaccttacaCAGCAAAAAGGGAAAAGTGGGTCACAAGGAAATATCGTCCTTAAAATTATGATTCCAAAAGATTCGGTTAACAcctagaagaaaaaaagaaaaaatgtagtaTTAAGTATTAAGTATTAAGAGGACTCAACCAGAAACAAGGTCACCTACATATATGTTAATGCTCAGGTCAATATGAAAATGAGGAAGAG encodes:
- the LOC102665128 gene encoding eukaryotic initiation factor 4A-3-like codes for the protein MEKLLVSDEARREFSNLHHAFDEVNSQLQTKFSQVFTWGVRFLIFDRVQALILSPMRELTSQIEMVILAAGDFINIQAHACVRGKSVGEDIRKLEYGVHVVFGTPGQEESDEMLSKGFKYKIYDVYRYLLLDLLELGKAEAEFANNSIE